In a genomic window of Pelotomaculum thermopropionicum SI:
- the Lon gene encoding ATP-dependent Lon protease (bacterial type) — translation MKSEVKILPLLPLRGILVFPYMVIHLDVGREKSVLAIEETMIRDRVIFLATQKEAQTDDPGEDDIYQIGTVAEVKQLLKLPGGTIRVLVEGIARARVRRFISMEPFFRVEVEQYYEDFQKNSEIEALMRSLVYQFEQYVKLSKRIPPETVVSVVNLEEPGRLADIIASHLALRIEDKQSILESVNIIGRLEKLCAIVARELEIVELERKINIRVRKQMEKTQKEYYLREQMKAIQRELGEKDERMAEGEELREKIAEVKLPKDVEEKALKEVERLEKMPPMAAEAAVVRNYLDWLLSLPWNKSTRDRLDIKAAEAILEEDHYGLKTVKERILEYLAIRKLAKKMKGPIICFVGPPGVGKTSLGRSIARALERKFVRMSLGGVRDEAEIRGHRRTYVGALPGRIIQGMRQAGSKNPVFLLDEIDKMSMDFRGDPSAALLEVLDPEQNSNFSDHYIEVPFDLSNVMFITTANLQHNIPRPLQDRMEIIYISGYTEEEKVQIAMRHLLPKQIKEHGLSNDMLKISENTIRKIIREYTRESGVRNLERQIATICRKTAKLVVSDKARKIHVTAQNLNQFLGTPRFRYGVAELDDQVGVATGLAWTEVGGDTLAIEVTIYKGSGRLTLTGKLGEVMKESAQAGYSYIRGRAAELAIDGEFFDKQDIHIHIPEGATPKDGPSAGITMACALASAITGRKVRHDVAMTGEITLRGRVLPVGGVKEKVLAAHRAGIKTVILPKDNKKDLDEIPKKVKDKLNFILVDHMDQVLEAALLEKEYEPVELNTDGPVVPQPPAYQSAVISERGAQIHS, via the coding sequence TTGAAATCGGAAGTTAAGATATTGCCTTTGCTGCCTTTGAGAGGCATTCTCGTCTTCCCGTACATGGTAATCCATCTTGACGTGGGGCGCGAAAAATCGGTGCTGGCCATTGAAGAGACCATGATCCGTGACAGGGTTATTTTTCTTGCCACCCAAAAAGAGGCCCAGACCGATGATCCGGGCGAGGATGACATTTATCAGATCGGCACCGTGGCCGAAGTCAAGCAGCTTTTGAAATTGCCCGGTGGGACCATCCGGGTTCTGGTAGAAGGCATTGCCAGGGCCAGGGTCCGCCGTTTTATATCGATGGAACCTTTCTTCCGCGTTGAAGTAGAGCAGTACTATGAGGATTTCCAGAAAAACAGCGAAATTGAGGCATTAATGCGCAGCCTGGTCTACCAGTTTGAGCAGTACGTCAAGCTTTCCAAGCGCATACCCCCTGAGACGGTGGTTTCGGTTGTTAATCTGGAAGAGCCGGGCCGGCTGGCTGACATTATTGCCTCCCACCTTGCCTTGCGCATAGAGGATAAGCAGAGCATTCTTGAATCGGTTAACATAATCGGACGGCTGGAAAAGCTTTGTGCTATTGTGGCCAGGGAACTGGAAATTGTTGAGCTGGAGCGCAAAATTAACATTCGTGTCCGCAAGCAAATGGAAAAGACCCAAAAGGAGTACTACCTGCGCGAGCAGATGAAGGCCATCCAGCGCGAACTTGGTGAAAAAGACGAGCGCATGGCGGAAGGCGAAGAACTGCGGGAAAAGATTGCCGAGGTCAAGCTCCCCAAGGATGTGGAGGAAAAGGCCCTGAAAGAAGTGGAACGGCTGGAGAAGATGCCCCCCATGGCCGCCGAGGCGGCTGTGGTGCGCAACTATCTCGACTGGCTTTTGTCCCTGCCCTGGAACAAGAGCACCAGGGACCGGCTGGATATAAAGGCGGCCGAGGCCATCCTGGAGGAGGACCATTACGGCCTGAAAACGGTTAAGGAGCGCATCCTGGAGTACCTGGCCATCCGCAAGCTGGCCAAAAAGATGAAGGGCCCGATCATCTGTTTCGTCGGCCCGCCTGGCGTCGGCAAAACCTCGCTGGGTCGATCCATTGCCCGCGCCCTGGAACGCAAATTTGTCCGCATGTCCTTGGGCGGTGTGCGCGACGAAGCTGAAATCCGCGGCCACCGCCGCACCTATGTAGGGGCTCTGCCGGGCAGGATTATTCAGGGCATGCGCCAGGCCGGCTCAAAAAACCCTGTGTTTTTGCTGGATGAAATCGACAAGATGAGCATGGACTTTCGCGGCGACCCGTCGGCGGCCCTTCTGGAAGTGCTGGACCCTGAGCAGAACAGCAATTTCAGCGACCATTACATCGAGGTGCCGTTTGACCTTTCCAATGTCATGTTCATCACCACTGCCAATTTGCAGCACAACATTCCCCGTCCGTTGCAGGACAGGATGGAAATAATCTATATTTCCGGCTACACGGAAGAGGAAAAGGTCCAGATCGCCATGCGCCACCTGCTGCCCAAACAGATCAAGGAGCACGGGTTGAGCAATGATATGCTTAAAATTTCAGAAAACACAATCCGCAAGATCATCCGGGAGTACACGCGGGAGTCCGGCGTGCGCAACCTGGAAAGGCAGATTGCAACCATTTGCCGTAAGACTGCAAAGCTGGTGGTCTCCGACAAGGCCAGGAAAATACATGTTACGGCCCAGAATCTGAACCAGTTCCTGGGCACTCCCCGGTTCCGTTATGGCGTTGCCGAACTGGACGACCAGGTGGGCGTGGCCACCGGCCTGGCCTGGACGGAGGTGGGCGGCGACACCCTGGCTATCGAGGTCACGATTTACAAAGGGAGCGGCCGGCTTACCCTGACCGGCAAACTGGGCGAGGTGATGAAGGAATCGGCCCAGGCCGGCTACAGCTACATCCGCGGGCGGGCGGCAGAACTGGCCATTGACGGGGAGTTTTTCGACAAGCAGGATATACACATTCACATACCCGAGGGGGCCACTCCCAAGGACGGCCCTTCAGCCGGAATCACCATGGCCTGCGCCCTGGCCTCGGCCATTACCGGGCGCAAGGTGCGGCATGACGTGGCCATGACCGGCGAGATTACCCTGAGGGGGAGGGTCCTGCCGGTAGGAGGGGTTAAGGAGAAGGTGCTGGCGGCCCACCGCGCCGGCATTAAAACCGTTATCCTGCCTAAAGACAACAAGAAGGATCTGGATGAAATTCCGAAGAAGGTTAAGGATAAATTAAACTTTATTCTGGTGGATCATATGGATCAGGTACTGGAAGCCGCCCTTCTGGAGAAGGAATATGAACCGGTTGAGCTTAACACCGACGGGCCGGTGGTGCCGCAGCCGCCTGCCTATCAGTCTGCTGTCATAAGCGAGAGGGGCGCCCAGATTCACTCATGA
- a CDS encoding predicted GTPase: MKIKNAEFITSAAKTADYPAGNIPEVALAGRSNVGKSSLLNRLVNRKSLARISSTPGRTRLINFFLVNGLFRLVDLPGYGYAKVSARERQGWRRMVEEYLKTRENLKGVVLLVDSRHPPTVLDVQMYEWLKYQGIPAAVAATKADKISRSKRAQSLKVIREVLNLTAKEPLVFFSAETSEGREEMLEVIGRWVGLSGR, translated from the coding sequence ATGAAAATCAAGAACGCCGAGTTCATTACCAGCGCGGCCAAAACTGCTGACTACCCGGCCGGGAACATTCCTGAAGTTGCCCTGGCCGGGCGTTCTAATGTAGGGAAGTCCTCGCTGTTAAACAGGCTGGTCAACAGGAAGAGCCTGGCTCGCATCAGCAGCACTCCCGGGCGCACCCGGCTGATCAACTTTTTTCTGGTGAACGGCCTTTTCCGCCTGGTCGACCTGCCCGGCTACGGATACGCTAAAGTATCTGCCAGGGAGAGGCAGGGCTGGCGGAGGATGGTAGAGGAGTACCTGAAGACGAGGGAAAACTTAAAAGGGGTGGTGCTGCTGGTGGACAGCCGCCATCCGCCCACCGTCCTGGACGTGCAGATGTACGAATGGCTCAAGTACCAGGGAATTCCGGCGGCAGTGGCGGCTACCAAGGCGGATAAAATTTCACGTTCCAAGCGGGCGCAGTCGCTGAAGGTGATCCGGGAAGTCCTGAATCTGACCGCAAAGGAGCCGCTGGTCTTCTTTTCTGCGGAAACCAGCGAAGGCCGGGAGGAAATGCTTGAAGTAATTGGCCGCTGGGTTGGCCTTTCAGGCCGGTAA
- the TauA gene encoding ABC-type nitrate/sulfonate/bicarbonate transport system, periplasmic components: MAGKAKTIAFLTLIFLMLAPVPGCREKTAPAQQMHTVRVLESARSPYFLPLYLALNLGFFKEQNLNVTISTASPEAIRTALDDGRTDIALCGLQKIIFNPNAKGPAPKVFATMACRDGSYLLERENKGEFNWENLKNKTIIGGSQDDSSEIALESVLRRHGLRPYREVTIYHNIPDTLRVGAFRAGTGHYLQLLEPEAAAAEAKGYGRVVESVGTAAGDMVVTAYAALPGYIESNPEIIQGFTNAIYKAQLWLSRHSPDEAAEAAAPSFPNTDRQVLLKSLKRYQSLRIWACSPVVPREPYERFHEAAKEAGEIALPAPYETAVVTDFARKAVETVTYDPETGQDKNLKNNIFGIFNRK, encoded by the coding sequence TTGGCCGGCAAGGCAAAAACAATTGCCTTTCTGACATTAATCTTTTTAATGCTGGCACCTGTTCCGGGCTGCCGGGAAAAAACTGCTCCGGCACAGCAAATGCACACCGTGAGAGTTCTCGAATCAGCCCGCTCGCCGTACTTTTTGCCACTATACCTGGCCTTAAACCTGGGGTTTTTCAAAGAGCAAAACTTAAATGTAACAATTTCAACGGCCAGCCCGGAGGCCATCCGGACAGCCCTGGACGACGGCAGGACGGACATAGCCCTGTGCGGCCTGCAGAAGATAATTTTCAACCCCAACGCAAAAGGCCCCGCACCCAAAGTTTTTGCCACCATGGCCTGCCGGGACGGCTCCTACCTCCTGGAAAGGGAAAACAAAGGGGAATTTAACTGGGAAAATCTGAAGAACAAGACCATTATCGGCGGTTCCCAGGACGACAGCTCCGAAATTGCCCTGGAAAGCGTTTTGAGGCGGCACGGCCTGCGTCCTTACCGGGAGGTGACCATTTACCACAACATCCCCGACACCCTGAGGGTGGGGGCTTTTCGCGCCGGCACCGGCCACTACCTTCAATTGCTGGAACCGGAAGCTGCCGCAGCCGAAGCCAAGGGCTACGGCCGGGTGGTTGAATCTGTGGGAACGGCTGCCGGTGACATGGTGGTAACGGCTTACGCCGCCCTGCCCGGCTATATCGAATCCAACCCCGAAATAATCCAGGGGTTTACCAACGCCATATATAAGGCCCAGCTCTGGCTGAGCCGGCACAGCCCGGATGAAGCCGCCGAAGCGGCGGCCCCGTCTTTTCCGAATACCGACCGCCAGGTGCTTTTGAAGTCGCTTAAGCGCTATCAGTCCCTGCGCATCTGGGCCTGCAGCCCCGTCGTGCCCAGGGAGCCTTACGAAAGGTTCCATGAAGCAGCAAAAGAAGCCGGCGAAATAGCCTTGCCGGCTCCTTATGAAACGGCGGTTGTTACCGATTTTGCCCGAAAGGCCGTGGAAACGGTAACGTATGACCCTGAAACCGGGCAGGATAAAAACTTGAAAAATAATATCTTCGGCATTTTCAACAGGAAATAA
- the ValS gene encoding valyl-tRNA synthetase, with protein sequence MNLVKTDIPTTYDPHSVENKWYAFWEKNGFFHTEVNPEQEPFCIVMPPPNVTGQLHMGHALDNTLQDILTRWKRMKGYNTLWLPGTDHAGIATQARVEEQLAKEGLSRHDLGREEFLKRVWAWKEKYGNRITTQLRRLGASCDWQRERFTMDEGCSEAVLEVFIKLFQRGLIYRDYYITNWCPKCHTTISDIEVEHLERPGHLYYFKYPFKDGSGHVVIATTRPETMLGDVAVAVHPDDGRYKEMVGKTLILPLVGREMPVIADEYVDPSFGTGAVKITPAHDPNDFEVGARHNLPQVKVIDREGRMSEEAGPRYQGLDRYECRKKIVRDLEAGGYLLKTEDHVHAVGHCYRCNTVIEPMLSKQWFVRMKPLAEPAIEAVKEGRIRFIPERFAKIYLNWMENIRDWCISRQLWWGHRIPVWYCGDCGEMTVSKKAVTHCAKCGSAEVEQDPDVLDTWFSSALWPFSTLGWPKKTLDLAYYYPNSVLVTGRDIIFFWVARMIFSGLAFMNDVPFREVFIHGLVLDALGRKMSKSLGNGVDPIDVIESHGADSLRFMLITGNTPGNDLRFHFERLDGARNFANKLWNASRFVLMNLEDFDPEGRPGPYSLADRWIISRLQAAIAGVSRYLEAYELGEAARVLYDFIWSEFCDWYIELAKPRLYGKTTPEDRYTAQHVLSSVLKCTLELLHPFMPFITEEIWQHLPGRGVTIMKAPWPAARSELVDTEAEKEMELLMEVTKAIRHIRSEMNVSPGRKADALLSVPDGAVRAVLEKGREYIQGLANARLKIFPVLDEAPEQAAHAVIRGIELFVPLKGLIDVEKEIARLQKELAVTEKELARVRGKLANPGFLAKAPAEVIEKEKAREEELSGKQAAVRERLGMLAGKKK encoded by the coding sequence ATGAATTTGGTTAAAACAGATATTCCAACCACTTACGATCCACATTCGGTAGAAAATAAATGGTATGCATTCTGGGAGAAAAACGGCTTCTTTCACACCGAGGTAAACCCCGAACAGGAGCCGTTCTGCATAGTGATGCCTCCGCCTAACGTGACCGGGCAGTTGCATATGGGACATGCCCTGGACAACACCCTGCAGGATATTCTGACGCGCTGGAAAAGGATGAAGGGTTACAACACCCTTTGGCTGCCCGGCACAGATCATGCCGGGATTGCCACCCAGGCAAGGGTTGAAGAACAACTGGCCAAGGAAGGCCTTTCCCGGCACGACCTGGGCCGCGAGGAATTTTTAAAGAGGGTTTGGGCCTGGAAGGAAAAGTACGGCAACCGGATTACCACCCAGTTGAGAAGGCTGGGAGCTTCATGCGACTGGCAGCGGGAGCGTTTTACGATGGATGAAGGGTGCTCCGAAGCCGTGCTGGAGGTCTTTATCAAGCTGTTTCAGCGCGGTCTGATTTACCGGGACTACTATATAACGAACTGGTGCCCCAAGTGCCACACCACCATTTCCGATATCGAGGTGGAGCACCTGGAGCGGCCGGGGCATTTGTATTACTTTAAATATCCTTTTAAAGACGGCAGCGGCCACGTGGTTATAGCCACCACCCGCCCGGAGACCATGCTGGGCGATGTGGCGGTGGCCGTTCACCCTGATGACGGGCGCTACAAGGAGATGGTGGGGAAAACGCTGATTCTGCCCCTGGTGGGGCGGGAGATGCCGGTCATAGCTGACGAGTACGTCGATCCTTCCTTCGGCACGGGAGCGGTGAAGATTACCCCGGCCCACGATCCTAACGACTTTGAGGTGGGGGCAAGGCATAACCTGCCCCAGGTGAAGGTAATAGACAGAGAGGGCAGGATGAGCGAGGAGGCCGGCCCCCGTTACCAGGGACTGGACCGTTACGAGTGCCGCAAGAAAATCGTCCGCGACCTGGAGGCGGGAGGCTATCTTTTAAAGACGGAAGATCACGTCCATGCCGTGGGGCATTGCTACCGCTGCAACACCGTCATTGAACCGATGCTTTCCAAGCAGTGGTTTGTCAGGATGAAGCCCCTGGCCGAACCGGCCATTGAGGCGGTTAAGGAGGGCCGCATCCGTTTTATTCCAGAGCGGTTTGCCAAAATATATCTGAACTGGATGGAGAATATCCGCGACTGGTGCATATCCCGGCAGCTCTGGTGGGGGCACCGCATACCGGTATGGTACTGCGGCGACTGCGGGGAGATGACCGTTTCCAAAAAGGCAGTTACCCATTGCGCAAAGTGCGGCAGTGCAGAGGTGGAACAGGACCCGGACGTGCTGGACACCTGGTTTTCCTCGGCCCTATGGCCGTTTTCCACCCTCGGCTGGCCCAAAAAGACCCTGGATCTGGCCTATTATTACCCCAATTCGGTGCTTGTAACCGGCCGGGACATTATCTTTTTCTGGGTGGCCAGGATGATTTTCTCCGGACTGGCTTTTATGAACGACGTGCCGTTTCGCGAGGTTTTTATCCACGGGCTGGTGCTGGATGCCCTGGGCCGGAAAATGAGCAAGTCCCTGGGCAACGGGGTCGACCCCATCGACGTGATCGAGTCGCACGGGGCGGACAGCCTGCGGTTCATGCTGATCACCGGCAACACCCCCGGCAACGACCTCCGCTTTCATTTCGAAAGGCTGGACGGGGCGCGCAACTTTGCCAACAAACTATGGAATGCTTCCCGTTTTGTCCTGATGAACCTGGAGGACTTTGACCCCGAGGGCCGGCCCGGGCCTTACAGCCTGGCCGACCGCTGGATCATCAGCCGGCTGCAGGCGGCAATTGCCGGCGTGTCCAGGTACCTGGAGGCCTACGAACTGGGCGAGGCGGCGCGGGTGCTTTACGATTTTATCTGGAGCGAGTTCTGCGACTGGTATATCGAGCTTGCCAAGCCCAGGCTGTACGGGAAAACCACTCCGGAAGACAGGTACACCGCCCAGCATGTGCTTTCTTCGGTTTTAAAGTGCACCCTTGAGCTCCTGCACCCCTTTATGCCTTTTATCACCGAAGAGATATGGCAGCACCTGCCCGGCCGCGGTGTTACCATAATGAAGGCGCCCTGGCCGGCGGCCCGCAGTGAACTGGTAGATACGGAAGCGGAGAAAGAAATGGAACTGCTGATGGAGGTTACCAAAGCCATCAGGCATATCCGCAGCGAGATGAACGTGTCTCCGGGGCGCAAGGCGGACGCTTTGCTTTCCGTGCCGGACGGCGCCGTCAGGGCCGTCCTGGAGAAGGGCAGGGAGTACATCCAGGGGCTGGCCAATGCCCGCCTGAAAATATTCCCGGTCCTGGACGAAGCGCCGGAGCAGGCCGCCCATGCCGTAATCAGGGGAATAGAGCTGTTTGTTCCCTTAAAGGGCCTGATCGATGTGGAAAAAGAAATTGCCCGCCTGCAAAAGGAACTGGCGGTTACAGAAAAAGAGCTGGCCCGGGTGCGGGGCAAACTGGCCAATCCCGGCTTTTTGGCCAAGGCCCCGGCGGAAGTGATCGAAAAAGAAAAGGCCAGGGAGGAAGAGCTTTCCGGCAAGCAGGCAGCCGTGAGGGAAAGGCTGGGCATGTTGGCCGGGAAGAAAAAATAA
- the FolC gene encoding folylpolyglutamate synthase: MFLVNYEEALSYLSDRSSSGIRLGLGRIKELLRRLGNPHLDLKAIHIGGTNGKGSTAVMLAGILQKAGYRTGAFTSPHLHSFTERYRIDGACISRERIAELTGEMRPHLEAMAADGFERPTGFEAGTALAFLYFSREKVDYLVLEVGLGGRCDATNVVRPLLSVITNVSVDHQEYLGNSIREIAGEKAGIIKRGVPTVTAAAGEALEVIEDTCRKRNSPLTVVGRDVRWEHVSLSEEGQCFTICGLKRKYEDIGISLLGRHQQVNAATAVAAVEVLMDLGVDISAGAVRAGLAARWPGRLEVMRRKPLVIIDGAHNYEGARSLRRALADHFPGREMVLVIGMLDDKERFKVVAELAPAARAVVVTRPDSPRAAKWQQLAVAARRHVREVYLEELIEEAVEKALSLAGPEDLVCFTGSFYLIAGVRKLLAQ; this comes from the coding sequence ATGTTTCTGGTGAATTATGAGGAAGCGCTTTCGTACCTTTCCGACCGGAGCAGTTCCGGCATCAGGCTGGGCCTCGGCCGCATTAAAGAGCTACTGCGCCGGTTGGGCAACCCTCACCTGGATTTAAAAGCAATCCACATCGGCGGGACAAACGGAAAGGGTTCCACCGCCGTCATGCTGGCCGGGATCTTGCAAAAGGCCGGCTACCGGACGGGCGCCTTTACCTCGCCGCACCTGCATTCCTTTACGGAGAGATACCGCATAGACGGAGCATGTATAAGCAGGGAGCGGATTGCCGAATTGACCGGTGAGATGCGCCCGCACCTGGAGGCCATGGCGGCGGATGGGTTTGAGCGGCCTACGGGATTTGAGGCGGGCACGGCCCTGGCCTTTTTGTATTTCAGCCGGGAAAAGGTGGATTATCTGGTCCTGGAGGTCGGGCTGGGAGGCAGATGCGATGCCACCAACGTGGTGAGGCCGCTTCTTTCGGTCATTACCAACGTGTCCGTGGATCATCAGGAGTACCTGGGCAACAGCATCAGGGAAATAGCGGGGGAGAAAGCGGGTATAATAAAGCGGGGAGTTCCGACGGTGACCGCGGCAGCAGGGGAGGCACTGGAAGTAATCGAGGACACCTGCCGGAAGAGAAACTCACCGCTTACCGTGGTGGGGCGCGATGTCAGATGGGAGCACGTTTCACTCTCTGAGGAAGGCCAGTGTTTTACAATTTGCGGATTAAAGAGGAAGTATGAAGATATCGGAATTTCCCTGCTGGGCAGGCACCAGCAGGTTAACGCGGCGACCGCCGTAGCGGCAGTCGAAGTTTTGATGGATCTGGGCGTGGATATAAGTGCCGGGGCGGTGCGGGCGGGGCTGGCGGCGCGGTGGCCCGGCCGGCTGGAGGTAATGCGGCGGAAACCCCTGGTGATAATAGACGGTGCCCACAATTACGAGGGTGCCAGGAGCCTGCGCCGGGCCCTGGCCGATCATTTTCCAGGCAGGGAAATGGTCCTGGTCATCGGCATGCTGGACGACAAGGAACGCTTCAAGGTGGTGGCCGAACTGGCCCCGGCGGCCAGGGCGGTGGTGGTAACCAGGCCTGACAGCCCCAGGGCGGCCAAATGGCAGCAACTGGCGGTAGCGGCCCGCCGGCATGTGCGCGAGGTGTACCTGGAGGAACTTATTGAAGAAGCCGTAGAAAAAGCGCTGTCCCTGGCAGGGCCGGAGGATCTGGTTTGCTTTACCGGCTCTTTTTACCTTATTGCCGGGGTGCGGAAACTTTTGGCCCAATGA
- the Maf gene encoding nucleotide-binding protein (implicated in inhibition of septum formation), translated as MKEIVLASSSPRRRDLLKQLGLTFRIMTAGVDETPPGGLTPAEMVEVLAGRKAAAVAGMLEDALVIGADTVVVLNGRVLGKPADREEAAGMLRQLQGTDHTVYTGVAVMDAASKKMQVAHEKTRVFFKSLDEHEIRRYVATGEPMGKAGAYAVQGRAAAFIKGLEGCYTNVVGLPLARLADMLKKFGYNVL; from the coding sequence ATGAAGGAAATTGTTCTTGCTTCGTCATCGCCCCGCCGGAGGGATCTTTTAAAACAGCTCGGCTTAACCTTTCGGATTATGACCGCCGGTGTTGATGAAACGCCGCCCGGCGGCTTGACCCCGGCCGAAATGGTTGAGGTGCTTGCAGGAAGAAAGGCGGCGGCGGTTGCCGGGATGCTGGAGGACGCGCTGGTTATAGGCGCCGATACGGTGGTCGTGCTTAACGGGCGGGTGCTGGGCAAGCCTGCGGACCGGGAAGAGGCCGCGGGCATGCTCAGGCAGTTGCAGGGGACGGATCACACGGTATATACCGGCGTGGCCGTGATGGACGCCGCCAGCAAAAAGATGCAGGTTGCGCATGAGAAGACCCGGGTTTTTTTTAAGTCCCTCGACGAGCACGAGATCAGGCGCTATGTGGCCACCGGTGAACCCATGGGCAAGGCCGGCGCTTATGCCGTCCAGGGCCGCGCCGCAGCTTTTATTAAAGGCCTGGAGGGCTGCTACACCAATGTGGTCGGCCTTCCTCTGGCCAGGCTGGCCGATATGCTTAAAAAGTTCGGTTACAATGTTCTTTAA
- the RadC gene encoding DNA repair proteins produces MVSVNYRPTMKELPEDLRPRERLLKAGAGVLSEIELLAILLGTGSREATALELASQIMARFGSLRLLVDATVEELSEVKGVGLAKASQVKAALELARRLSQLTGPRRPAIRSPDDAAGLVMEEMRHLDREHFRALLLNTKNQVIGVDKVSVGTLNSSTVHPRELFRNAIKRSAAAIILVHNHPSGDPTPLKEAPLQ; encoded by the coding sequence TTGGTTTCTGTAAATTACCGGCCTACGATGAAAGAGCTTCCGGAAGACTTGCGGCCGCGGGAAAGGCTTTTGAAAGCCGGCGCCGGGGTTCTGTCTGAGATAGAGCTGCTGGCTATTCTTTTGGGTACGGGCTCCCGTGAGGCTACCGCCCTGGAACTGGCTTCGCAGATCATGGCCCGCTTTGGAAGCCTGCGCCTGCTGGTTGACGCCACCGTGGAAGAGTTAAGCGAGGTCAAGGGCGTCGGGCTGGCCAAGGCCAGCCAGGTAAAGGCTGCCCTTGAGCTGGCCAGAAGGCTTTCCCAGTTGACCGGCCCGCGCCGGCCGGCAATAAGGTCGCCGGATGATGCCGCCGGGCTGGTGATGGAGGAGATGCGCCACCTGGACCGGGAGCATTTCAGGGCCCTGCTGCTTAATACAAAAAACCAGGTGATCGGCGTGGATAAGGTCTCGGTTGGCACGCTGAACTCATCCACCGTCCACCCGCGGGAACTGTTCCGCAACGCCATTAAAAGAAGCGCCGCTGCAATAATTCTGGTTCATAACCACCCCAGCGGCGACCCTACTCCATTAAAAGAAGCGCCGCTGCAATAA
- the MreB gene encoding actin-like ATPase (involved in cell morphogenesis), producing the protein MRVGLFSKDMGMDLGTANSLVYVKGKGIVIREPSVVAIQKDTGQVLAVGEEAKRMIGRTPGNIVAIRPLKDGVIADFDVTQSMIRYFINKALRGRTFLVRPRVVVGVPSGVTAVEERAVREAALQAGAREAYLIEEPMAAAIGAGLPVHEPTGNMIVDIGGGTTEVAVISLGGIVTSRSIRVASDEMDEAIINHVKRTYNLMIGERTAEQIKIQIGTAYPTGVQEREEVRGRDLVSGLPKTVEITSEEIYKALSEPVTSIVEAIKATLEQTPPELAADIMDRGIVMAGGGSLLRGLDRLVSEQTGMPVHLADEPLLAVAYGAGRVLENIDVLRKVLIQPKKLA; encoded by the coding sequence ATGCGCGTCGGTCTGTTTTCAAAAGATATGGGGATGGATTTGGGCACCGCCAACTCTTTGGTTTATGTTAAGGGAAAGGGCATTGTAATCCGGGAGCCTTCAGTTGTAGCCATACAGAAGGATACCGGCCAGGTTCTGGCCGTCGGGGAGGAGGCCAAAAGAATGATTGGTCGCACCCCTGGCAATATCGTGGCCATAAGGCCGCTGAAAGACGGCGTGATTGCCGATTTTGACGTTACCCAGAGCATGATCAGGTATTTTATAAACAAGGCCCTGAGGGGCCGCACGTTCCTGGTTAGGCCGAGGGTGGTTGTCGGCGTTCCCTCCGGCGTTACCGCCGTAGAGGAAAGGGCGGTGCGGGAAGCTGCCCTGCAGGCCGGCGCCAGGGAGGCCTACCTTATTGAAGAGCCGATGGCTGCTGCTATCGGGGCGGGGCTGCCGGTCCACGAGCCAACGGGCAACATGATCGTTGATATCGGCGGCGGTACCACCGAAGTGGCGGTTATATCGCTTGGCGGCATAGTTACCAGCCGTTCCATCAGGGTTGCCAGCGACGAGATGGACGAGGCCATTATTAACCATGTCAAGCGCACCTATAATCTAATGATCGGGGAGCGCACGGCGGAACAGATCAAAATTCAAATTGGCACGGCCTACCCCACGGGCGTTCAGGAAAGGGAAGAAGTGCGCGGTCGCGATCTGGTTTCTGGCTTGCCGAAAACCGTCGAAATTACTTCAGAAGAAATCTATAAAGCCCTGTCCGAGCCGGTAACCAGCATAGTTGAGGCAATCAAGGCAACTCTGGAGCAAACCCCGCCGGAACTGGCGGCCGACATTATGGACCGGGGCATTGTAATGGCCGGAGGAGGCTCGCTTTTGCGCGGCCTGGACCGCCTTGTCAGCGAGCAGACGGGAATGCCCGTACACCTGGCCGACGAGCCGCTTCTGGCCGTTGCTTACGGTGCCGGGCGGGTTCTGGAAAATATCGACGTGCTGCGCAAGGTGCTGATCCAGCCGAAAAAGCTGGCTTAA